A genomic stretch from Georgenia muralis includes:
- a CDS encoding deoxyribonuclease IV: MPDATPLTATTLRIGAHVRHDDPVAAARERGATLSQFFVGDPQGWKKPVLTYAGGAAALRADAEAAGVDLYVHAPYVVNVATLNNRIRIPSRKILQQQMDVAAEVGAKGLIVHGGHVGSDAELEKGFDNWRKAVEQTDLKVPLLIENTAGGNHAMARRLERLERLWEAISGAEGFGSVGFCLDTCHAHAGGADLAAVVGQVRAITGRIDLVHLNDSRDAADSGADRHTSLGQGQIDPDLLAAVVRDAGAPVVCETPGGAEEHRADFDWIRSRL; the protein is encoded by the coding sequence ATGCCCGACGCGACCCCCCTCACGGCCACCACACTGCGGATCGGCGCCCACGTGCGCCACGACGACCCGGTCGCCGCCGCCCGCGAGCGCGGTGCGACGCTCAGCCAGTTCTTCGTCGGCGACCCCCAGGGGTGGAAGAAGCCGGTCCTGACCTACGCCGGCGGCGCCGCGGCGCTGCGGGCCGACGCCGAGGCCGCCGGGGTCGACCTCTACGTCCACGCCCCGTACGTCGTCAACGTCGCGACCCTGAACAACCGCATCCGGATCCCCAGCCGCAAGATCCTCCAGCAGCAGATGGACGTCGCGGCCGAGGTCGGCGCCAAGGGGCTCATCGTCCACGGCGGCCACGTGGGCTCGGACGCCGAGCTGGAGAAGGGGTTCGACAACTGGCGCAAGGCCGTCGAGCAGACCGACCTCAAGGTGCCCCTGCTCATCGAGAACACCGCCGGCGGCAACCACGCGATGGCGCGCCGGCTCGAGCGCCTGGAGCGCCTGTGGGAGGCGATCTCGGGCGCCGAGGGCTTCGGCTCGGTGGGCTTCTGCCTCGACACCTGCCACGCCCACGCCGGCGGCGCCGACCTCGCCGCCGTCGTCGGGCAGGTCCGGGCCATCACCGGCCGGATCGACCTGGTCCACCTCAACGACAGCCGCGACGCCGCGGACTCCGGCGCGGACCGGCACACGAGCCTCGGCCAGGGCCAGATCGATCCCGACCTGCTCGCCGCCGTCGTCCGGGACGCGGGCGCGCCGGTGGTGTGCGAGACCCCGGGCGGGGCCGAGGAGCACCGGGCCGACTTCGACTGGATCCGCTCGCGCCTGTGA